Proteins from one Mycolicibacter virginiensis genomic window:
- a CDS encoding alpha/beta fold hydrolase — protein sequence MGIASTELLTYRGGHGAPLVLVHGLMGRGTTWPRQLPWLTRLGAVYTYDAPWHRGREVADPHPISTERFVADLAVAVEQLPGPVRLIGHSMGGLHSWCLAARHPELVSALVVEDMAPDFRGRTTGPWEPWVHALPVEFPSAEEVVAEFGDIAGRYFLEAFDRTETGWRLHGRPEWWLQIAAEWGTRDYWEQWQNVRCATLLIEAGNSVTPPGQMREMHRLAVDSTYLHVPDAGHLVHDDAPQIYREAVESFLS from the coding sequence GTGGGAATCGCGTCGACCGAGCTGCTGACTTACCGCGGTGGACACGGGGCGCCGCTGGTGCTGGTCCATGGACTGATGGGCCGTGGCACCACCTGGCCGCGGCAACTGCCGTGGCTGACCAGGCTGGGTGCCGTCTACACCTACGACGCTCCCTGGCATCGCGGCCGTGAGGTCGCCGACCCGCATCCGATCTCCACCGAACGCTTCGTCGCCGACCTGGCCGTCGCCGTCGAGCAGTTGCCGGGCCCGGTGCGGCTGATCGGGCACTCGATGGGCGGATTGCACTCGTGGTGCCTGGCGGCCCGGCACCCCGAGCTCGTCTCGGCGCTGGTGGTCGAGGACATGGCGCCCGACTTCCGGGGCCGCACCACCGGCCCCTGGGAGCCGTGGGTGCATGCCCTGCCCGTGGAGTTCCCCAGTGCCGAGGAGGTGGTCGCCGAATTCGGTGACATCGCCGGCCGGTACTTCCTGGAGGCGTTCGACCGCACCGAGACCGGTTGGCGGCTGCACGGCCGACCCGAGTGGTGGTTGCAGATCGCGGCCGAATGGGGCACCCGTGACTACTGGGAGCAGTGGCAGAACGTGCGCTGCGCGACGCTGCTGATCGAGGCCGGCAACTCGGTGACGCCGCCGGGGCAGATGCGCGAAATGCACCGTCTCGCGGTCGACAGCACCTATCTACACGTCCCAGATGCAGGCCACCTGGTGCACGACGACGCGCCGCAGATCTACCGCGAGGCCGTCGAGTCGTTCCTGTCCTGA
- the mhuD gene encoding mycobilin-forming heme oxygenase MhuD encodes MSVVKINAIEVPADAGPELEKRFANRAHAVENQPGFLGFQLLRPVKGDDRYFVVTHWESDEAFQAWAQGPAVEAHAGQRAKPVATGASLLEFEVVLDVAGTAAQA; translated from the coding sequence ATGTCAGTGGTGAAGATCAATGCAATCGAGGTGCCCGCCGACGCCGGGCCCGAACTGGAGAAACGGTTCGCAAATCGCGCGCACGCGGTGGAGAACCAGCCCGGTTTTCTTGGCTTCCAGCTGCTGCGCCCCGTCAAGGGCGACGACCGCTACTTCGTGGTGACGCACTGGGAGTCCGACGAAGCGTTCCAGGCGTGGGCACAGGGGCCCGCGGTCGAAGCCCACGCCGGACAGCGGGCCAAGCCGGTAGCGACCGGAGCATCGTTGTTGGAGTTCGAGGTCGTGCTTGACGTCGCCGGAACCGCCGCACAGGCCTAG
- a CDS encoding serine hydrolase, which produces MRRHLAAWTTALTLVALAAGAAAGCAPSPASPADAGSDSGVTISTKTPPGLRAKQTMDMLNSDWPIGPIGVATLAAPDKVEQVVATMESLWWDRPFHLDSVDIRAGAATLHLTTSYGARQDIRLRTDDNGMVDLFKPTTEAPSIGSWHDLDAVLNKTGARYSYQASRIEGGVCKPVAGANTAQSLPLASIFKLYVLLAVANEVKAGTVSWDDPLTITGRAKAVGSSGLEELPDGAHVSVRRAAEKMIATSDNMATDLLIGRVGTRAVERALAAAGHHDPASMTPFPTMYELFSVGWGKPDLREQWQHGSPQERAKLLQQADSRPYEPDPIRAHIPASAYGAEWYGSAEDICRVHVALQAAAVGKAAPVREILSAVRGIDLPRTDWPYIGAKAGGLPGDLTFSWYAVDRGGQPWVVSFQLNWPRDHGKSVGSWMLQVAKQAFGLLPTQR; this is translated from the coding sequence GTGCGGCGCCACCTGGCGGCATGGACGACCGCTCTGACCCTGGTCGCCCTCGCCGCCGGGGCAGCCGCCGGCTGCGCTCCTTCACCGGCATCTCCCGCCGACGCCGGTTCCGACAGCGGCGTGACGATTTCGACCAAGACTCCGCCGGGCCTGCGCGCCAAGCAGACCATGGACATGCTGAACTCCGATTGGCCGATCGGGCCGATCGGGGTGGCGACCCTGGCCGCACCGGACAAGGTCGAGCAGGTGGTCGCGACCATGGAATCGCTGTGGTGGGACCGGCCGTTCCACCTCGACAGTGTCGACATTCGGGCCGGCGCGGCCACCCTGCACCTGACCACCTCCTACGGTGCCCGCCAAGACATCAGGCTCCGCACCGACGACAACGGCATGGTCGACCTGTTCAAACCGACCACCGAGGCACCGTCCATCGGCTCCTGGCACGACCTCGATGCGGTGCTGAACAAGACCGGCGCACGGTACTCCTACCAGGCGTCGCGGATCGAAGGTGGCGTCTGTAAACCCGTCGCCGGCGCCAATACCGCCCAATCCCTGCCGCTGGCATCGATCTTCAAGTTGTATGTGCTGCTGGCGGTGGCCAACGAGGTGAAGGCCGGGACGGTGTCGTGGGACGATCCGCTGACCATCACTGGCCGGGCCAAGGCAGTCGGCTCGTCCGGCCTGGAGGAGCTGCCCGACGGCGCCCATGTCTCGGTGCGCAGGGCCGCCGAGAAGATGATCGCCACCAGCGACAACATGGCGACCGATCTGCTCATCGGCCGGGTGGGGACCCGCGCGGTCGAGCGTGCACTGGCCGCGGCCGGGCACCACGACCCAGCCAGCATGACGCCTTTTCCCACCATGTACGAACTGTTCTCGGTGGGCTGGGGCAAGCCCGATCTGCGCGAGCAATGGCAGCACGGTTCCCCGCAGGAGCGGGCAAAGCTGCTGCAGCAGGCCGATTCCCGGCCCTATGAGCCGGATCCGATTCGTGCGCATATCCCGGCGTCCGCCTACGGCGCCGAGTGGTACGGCAGCGCAGAGGACATCTGCCGGGTACACGTCGCGCTACAGGCCGCTGCGGTGGGCAAGGCTGCACCTGTCCGGGAGATCCTGTCCGCGGTGCGTGGCATCGATCTGCCGCGCACCGACTGGCCCTATATCGGCGCCAAGGCCGGCGGTCTGCCCGGCGACCTGACCTTCAGCTGGTACGCCGTCGACCGGGGCGGT